The following coding sequences lie in one Micromonospora sp. R77 genomic window:
- a CDS encoding response regulator transcription factor encodes MAKVLLIDDDARCRARTSRQLTRLGHAVASLDTEAVGAAASALLRRGTRRPDVVVIDPFVSDMHALPMVQMVCATARRPVLVMTAPRPDHEIARILVAGADDYVGKPASPLVLDARIGAILRRRPVEEEADQLMVGQLRLDSASREVSVAGRALCLTRTEFDLIARLAEAPGRYVPRARLAELLSPDGSLSVGALNTLLSRLRAKLGESARQPRYLHSSRSRGIALMDAERG; translated from the coding sequence ATGGCGAAGGTCCTTCTCATCGATGACGACGCCCGTTGCCGGGCACGGACGAGTCGCCAGCTGACGCGGCTGGGCCACGCGGTGGCCAGCCTCGACACCGAAGCGGTCGGGGCCGCCGCATCCGCTCTCCTGCGCCGCGGCACCCGGCGACCGGATGTGGTGGTCATCGATCCCTTCGTCAGTGACATGCATGCCCTGCCGATGGTGCAGATGGTGTGCGCGACCGCTCGCCGGCCGGTCCTGGTGATGACCGCCCCTCGACCGGATCACGAGATCGCTCGCATTCTCGTGGCGGGCGCGGACGACTATGTCGGCAAGCCGGCCTCACCCCTCGTCCTGGACGCCCGGATCGGGGCCATTCTGCGTCGCCGCCCGGTCGAGGAGGAGGCGGACCAGCTGATGGTCGGTCAGCTGCGCCTGGATTCCGCGTCACGTGAAGTCAGTGTCGCCGGACGAGCCCTGTGTCTGACCCGGACGGAATTCGATCTCATCGCGCGGCTGGCAGAAGCACCGGGCAGGTATGTTCCCCGGGCCCGACTCGCCGAACTCCTCTCCCCCGACGGCTCCCTCTCTGTCGGCGCGCTCAACACCTTGCTGTCACGGCTGCGGGCCAAGCTGGGAGAATCGGCCCGGCAACCCCGCTATCTGCACAGCAGCCGCAGCAGAGGCATCGCGCTAATGGATGCGGAACGGGGTTAG
- a CDS encoding LysR family transcriptional regulator encodes MQVEVRHLRAVSAIAEVGSISRASVRLGISQPALTTQLRRIEEALGTRLFVRSRSGVVPTDAGRQLLSRARVVLGELDAILENLPVSAPSRELLRMGAVHVAASSSLVRCVEEAMPGTAVGLRIEPSSRTLLDLTARGLLDVGLVSFVEGFVPQLPEGLMDRILLPRYPIFVAMSAGHSLAGRESVRLADLRQEFWVRPPGADDGSLAALRHACRKEGFEPLLRYDAPSGAAWPLVAQGRCVRLVDPSWPAAPGTVTLPLADEAQMARLSLVWQRVTFSSREASTLVDAVTRAIAAHAQDNPGFHRWWQSSLSAQPR; translated from the coding sequence ATGCAGGTTGAGGTGCGCCATCTGAGAGCCGTCTCCGCCATCGCGGAGGTGGGCAGCATCAGCCGCGCCTCGGTGCGACTGGGGATCAGCCAGCCGGCGCTGACCACTCAGTTGCGCCGGATCGAGGAGGCACTCGGCACCCGCCTGTTCGTCCGTAGCCGCAGCGGCGTGGTCCCCACCGACGCGGGCCGCCAGCTGTTGAGCCGTGCCCGGGTCGTGCTCGGCGAGTTGGACGCGATCCTGGAGAATCTGCCGGTGAGTGCCCCGTCCCGGGAACTGCTGCGGATGGGAGCGGTGCACGTCGCCGCCAGCAGCAGCCTGGTGCGGTGCGTCGAGGAAGCCATGCCCGGGACCGCCGTCGGGCTGCGTATCGAGCCTTCGTCCCGGACCCTGCTCGACCTGACCGCCAGGGGACTGCTCGATGTCGGGCTGGTCAGCTTCGTCGAAGGCTTCGTCCCGCAGCTGCCCGAGGGGCTGATGGACCGCATCCTGCTGCCGAGGTATCCCATCTTCGTGGCCATGTCGGCGGGGCACAGCCTGGCGGGTCGGGAGTCGGTGCGGCTCGCGGACCTGCGCCAGGAGTTCTGGGTACGGCCGCCCGGCGCCGACGACGGGTCCCTCGCCGCGCTGCGTCACGCCTGTCGTAAGGAGGGCTTCGAGCCGCTGCTCCGCTACGACGCGCCGAGCGGCGCTGCCTGGCCGCTGGTGGCTCAGGGCAGATGCGTCCGCCTGGTGGACCCGTCCTGGCCGGCGGCTCCGGGTACCGTGACCCTGCCGCTGGCCGACGAGGCGCAGATGGCCAGGCTGAGCCTGGTGTGGCAGCGCGTCACGTTCTCCTCGCGCGAGGCGAGCACGCTGGTCGATGCGGTCACTCGGGCGATAGCCGCTCACGCGCAGGACAATCCCGGCTTTCATCGCTGGTGGCAGAGCTCTCTCAGTGCTCAGCCCCGGTGA